The following proteins are co-located in the Noviherbaspirillum sp. UKPF54 genome:
- the tilS gene encoding tRNA lysidine(34) synthetase TilS, whose amino-acid sequence MTASQPASPVDAFERALDVILARVSVFAPGAPPSIAVAYSGGLDSSALLHLAKRYAAARDIVLFAFHVHHGISANADAWQAHCERECQQLGIRFDARRVSLEERSRHGLEQAARLGRYAALGELCRIHGVRLLLTAHHLDDQAETILLQLLRGCGVAGMSGMELVASAPDLVGDSSLRVARPLLDIARVDLERFVAACNIDYVEDESNTDPRYARNALRHHVMPALFTYFPGYQARFARSAQHAQSAQRLLDEMAASDLAECRDGEGIDIGRLKSFNPDRIDNLLRYWLALSGVRMPSTSWLGEMRAQLFEAREDAQVCVSLPDGDIRRHRDKVMLTPRAMRVPPQAPPLRFQWRGEDWLDFRSYRGRLHFESGADGIDAEWLAVQDLVLGYRRGGEMLKSARNRPTRSLKHHYQALDIPAWERSNLPLVHTAAGQLLFAAGIGLNWRDLPSGSARRICLRWEATNF is encoded by the coding sequence GTGACGGCAAGTCAGCCAGCGTCGCCCGTCGACGCTTTCGAGCGCGCGCTAGATGTCATTCTGGCGCGCGTTTCTGTTTTCGCGCCCGGTGCGCCGCCTTCGATCGCCGTGGCGTACAGCGGCGGGCTCGACTCATCGGCGCTGCTGCATCTGGCGAAGCGGTACGCTGCCGCCCGCGATATTGTTCTGTTCGCGTTTCACGTCCATCACGGCATCAGCGCCAATGCCGATGCCTGGCAGGCGCATTGCGAGCGTGAATGCCAGCAGCTCGGGATTCGCTTCGATGCGCGCCGGGTGTCGCTGGAAGAGCGCAGCCGGCATGGGCTGGAGCAGGCGGCGCGACTTGGGCGCTACGCGGCGCTCGGCGAGCTTTGCCGGATTCATGGAGTGCGGCTTTTGCTGACTGCCCATCACCTTGACGATCAGGCTGAAACGATCCTGCTGCAGTTGTTACGCGGCTGCGGTGTGGCAGGAATGTCGGGCATGGAGCTGGTAGCCTCCGCGCCGGATCTGGTCGGCGATTCCAGCTTGCGTGTGGCGCGCCCGCTGCTCGACATCGCGCGTGTTGACCTGGAGCGCTTCGTGGCGGCATGCAACATCGATTACGTCGAGGATGAATCGAACACCGATCCTCGCTATGCACGCAACGCCTTGCGCCACCACGTGATGCCGGCGCTCTTCACCTATTTTCCGGGCTATCAGGCGCGGTTCGCGCGTTCGGCGCAGCACGCGCAGTCTGCGCAGCGATTGCTCGACGAGATGGCTGCATCCGATCTTGCCGAATGCAGGGACGGGGAGGGCATCGATATCGGCCGGCTGAAGTCGTTCAATCCTGACCGGATTGACAATCTGTTGCGCTATTGGCTCGCATTGTCCGGCGTGCGCATGCCGTCGACTTCATGGTTGGGCGAAATGCGCGCGCAGCTGTTCGAGGCGCGGGAGGATGCGCAGGTGTGCGTATCGCTTCCCGACGGCGATATCCGGCGGCATCGCGACAAGGTGATGCTAACGCCAAGAGCGATGCGCGTGCCGCCGCAAGCGCCACCGCTGCGCTTCCAGTGGCGCGGCGAGGACTGGCTGGATTTTCGGAGTTATCGAGGCCGGCTCCATTTCGAGTCGGGGGCAGATGGAATCGATGCCGAATGGTTGGCCGTCCAAGACTTGGTTCTCGGATATCGCCGCGGCGGCGAGATGTTGAAATCGGCCCGCAATCGCCCGACCCGGTCCTTGAAGCATCACTACCAAGCGCTTGACATTCCTGCCTGGGAGCGTTCGAACCTGCCGCTGGTCCATACGGCCGCCGGTCAGCTACTGTTTGCTGCCGGGATCGGATTGAACTGGCGTGATCTGCCATCCGGTAGTGCCAGGCGAATTTGCCTAAGATGGGAGGCAACAAATTTTTGA
- a CDS encoding acetyl-CoA carboxylase carboxyltransferase subunit alpha: MSKTTFLGFEQPIAELEGKIEELRFVQDDSAVDISEEIDRLSKKSQQLTKDIYAKLTPWQVSQIARHPQRPYTMDYVNEIFTDFHELHGDRTYADDLSIIGGLARFNGQPCMVIGHQKGRDTKERALRNFGMPKPEGYRKAMRLMKLAEKFGLPIFTFVDTPGAFPGIDAEERGQSEAIGHNLYVMAELKVPLIATIIGEGGSGGALAIAVGDVVLMLQYATYSVISPEGCASILWKTSERAPEAAEALGLTAHRLKALNLIDKIVNEPLGGAHRDPKQMASLLKRALADSLRQLQGMKPKELMAARHEKLLGYGKFKEINSPE, encoded by the coding sequence ATGAGCAAAACAACTTTTCTCGGTTTCGAGCAGCCGATTGCCGAACTCGAGGGAAAAATCGAAGAGCTGCGCTTCGTGCAGGACGATTCCGCCGTCGACATCTCGGAAGAGATTGATCGCCTGTCGAAGAAAAGCCAGCAACTCACCAAGGACATCTATGCCAAGCTGACGCCGTGGCAGGTGTCGCAGATCGCGCGGCATCCGCAGCGTCCGTACACCATGGATTACGTGAACGAGATCTTCACGGATTTCCACGAACTGCATGGCGATCGCACCTATGCGGATGATCTGTCGATCATCGGCGGCCTGGCGCGCTTCAATGGCCAGCCCTGCATGGTGATCGGGCATCAGAAAGGCCGCGACACCAAGGAGCGCGCGCTGCGCAACTTCGGCATGCCCAAGCCGGAAGGCTATCGCAAGGCGATGCGCCTGATGAAGCTGGCGGAAAAATTCGGCCTGCCGATCTTCACCTTTGTCGACACACCAGGCGCCTTTCCCGGCATCGACGCGGAAGAGCGCGGCCAGTCGGAAGCCATCGGCCACAACCTGTATGTGATGGCCGAGCTCAAGGTGCCGCTGATCGCGACCATCATCGGCGAAGGCGGCTCCGGCGGCGCGCTGGCCATCGCTGTGGGCGACGTCGTCCTCATGCTGCAGTATGCGACCTATTCGGTGATTTCGCCGGAAGGCTGCGCGTCGATCCTGTGGAAGACATCCGAGCGGGCGCCCGAAGCAGCCGAGGCTCTGGGCCTGACCGCACACCGTCTCAAGGCGCTGAACCTGATCGACAAGATCGTCAACGAACCGCTCGGCGGCGCACATCGCGACCCGAAGCAGATGGCCTCGCTGCTCAAGCGCGCACTGGCCGATTCCCTGCGCCAGCTGCAGGGAATGAAGCCCAAGGAGCTGATGGCTGCGCGCCATGAAAAACTCCTTGGCTACGGCAAATTCAAGGAAATCAATTCCCCCGAATAG
- a CDS encoding DNA-3-methyladenine glycosylase → MSTARQAGVPVYWHDAKQELMQRDRIMRKIIPQFGDMQLMARGEAFTTLARAVIGQQISVKAADAVWQRLLAQCPKCTPAQVLKAGTETLATCGLSKRKAEYLIDLAEHFKAKRVHADKWAEMDDEEVISELIQIRGIGRWTAEMFLIFNLLRPNILPLDDVGLLKGISVNYFSGEPVSRSDIREVAANWEPWRTVATWYLWRSLDSAPVVY, encoded by the coding sequence ATGTCCACGGCGAGGCAGGCAGGCGTTCCTGTATATTGGCATGATGCCAAGCAAGAGCTGATGCAGCGGGACCGCATCATGCGCAAGATCATTCCGCAATTCGGCGACATGCAGCTGATGGCGCGCGGGGAGGCTTTCACGACACTGGCGCGCGCGGTCATTGGCCAGCAGATTTCGGTAAAGGCCGCCGATGCAGTGTGGCAACGTTTGTTGGCACAATGTCCAAAATGCACTCCGGCACAAGTATTGAAAGCTGGTACGGAAACGCTGGCAACCTGTGGCTTGTCAAAGAGGAAAGCCGAGTATTTGATCGATCTGGCGGAACACTTCAAGGCCAAGCGCGTCCATGCCGACAAGTGGGCCGAGATGGATGACGAGGAAGTTATTTCAGAATTGATTCAGATCCGCGGAATCGGTCGCTGGACAGCGGAGATGTTTTTGATATTTAATCTGCTCCGGCCGAATATTCTGCCCTTGGACGACGTTGGATTGCTCAAGGGCATTAGCGTTAATTATTTTTCCGGCGAGCCGGTATCCCGCAGCGATATACGCGAGGTGGCCGCCAACTGGGAGCCGTGGCGTACCGTCGCGACCTGGTATCTGTGGCGCAGTCTTGACTCTGCGCCGGTAGTGTATTGA
- the cysS gene encoding cysteine--tRNA ligase, with product MTTIKIYNTLAREKQTFVPMQAGKVRMYVCGMTVYDYCHLGHARVMVVFDMVQRWLRASGLDVTYVRNITDIDDKIIRRAVENGESISQLTQRFIEAMDQDAGALGVQKPDFEPRATGYVPQMLGLIEKLERNGLAYRASDGDVNYSVRDFPGYGKLSGKSLDDLRAGERVELNTGKRDPLDFVLWKAAKESEPEEVKWDSPWGKGRPGWHIECSAMSCDLLGEQFDIHGGGEDLQFPHHENEIAQSEGAHRHPFVNYWMHNGFIRVDNEKMSKSLGNFFTIRDVLKKYDAEVVRFFILRAHYRSPLNYSDAHLDDAKHALTRLYTALKEVAPDASPLDKDEVHAVRFAEAMNDDFNTPIAIAVLFDLANEVNKTKSAALARQLKELAATIALLQRVPQEFLQAGPAEQGAYGEAVITEQIAARAAAKKAKNFAEADRIRADLLANGIVLEDKPGGVTEWRRA from the coding sequence ATGACCACCATCAAGATCTACAACACGCTTGCGCGTGAAAAGCAGACGTTTGTTCCTATGCAAGCCGGCAAGGTCCGCATGTATGTGTGCGGCATGACCGTGTACGACTACTGTCATCTTGGACATGCGCGCGTGATGGTGGTTTTCGACATGGTGCAGCGCTGGCTGCGGGCGTCGGGGCTGGACGTGACCTATGTGCGCAACATTACCGACATCGACGACAAGATCATCCGGCGCGCGGTCGAAAACGGGGAATCGATTTCTCAACTGACCCAGCGTTTTATCGAAGCGATGGACCAGGACGCCGGCGCGCTCGGCGTGCAAAAGCCTGACTTCGAACCGCGTGCCACCGGCTATGTGCCGCAGATGCTGGGCCTGATCGAGAAGCTCGAGCGCAATGGCCTTGCCTACCGGGCGAGCGATGGCGACGTGAATTATTCGGTGCGCGATTTTCCGGGGTACGGCAAGCTTTCCGGCAAGTCGCTCGACGACTTGCGCGCGGGGGAGCGCGTGGAACTCAATACCGGCAAGCGCGACCCGCTCGATTTTGTGTTGTGGAAGGCCGCCAAGGAATCGGAGCCGGAAGAAGTGAAATGGGATTCGCCGTGGGGCAAGGGGCGTCCGGGCTGGCATATCGAGTGTTCTGCAATGAGTTGCGATCTGCTCGGCGAACAGTTCGACATCCACGGCGGCGGCGAAGACCTGCAATTTCCGCATCACGAGAACGAGATCGCGCAATCGGAAGGCGCGCATCGCCATCCTTTCGTGAACTACTGGATGCATAACGGATTCATCCGGGTCGACAACGAAAAGATGTCCAAGTCGCTTGGCAACTTTTTCACGATCCGTGACGTATTGAAAAAATACGACGCCGAGGTCGTGCGGTTCTTTATCCTGCGCGCGCACTATCGCAGCCCGCTCAATTACTCGGATGCCCATCTGGACGACGCCAAGCACGCGCTCACTCGGCTCTATACCGCATTGAAGGAAGTCGCGCCGGATGCCTCGCCGCTAGATAAGGATGAGGTGCATGCCGTGCGCTTTGCCGAGGCAATGAACGATGACTTCAATACGCCGATTGCGATTGCCGTACTGTTCGATCTGGCCAACGAGGTCAACAAGACGAAGTCGGCGGCGTTAGCCCGCCAGCTGAAAGAGTTGGCCGCGACCATCGCGTTGCTGCAGCGTGTTCCGCAAGAGTTTCTGCAGGCAGGGCCGGCCGAGCAAGGTGCTTATGGCGAAGCGGTGATCACGGAGCAGATTGCGGCCAGAGCCGCCGCAAAGAAGGCGAAAAATTTTGCCGAGGCGGACCGCATTCGTGCCGACCTGCTGGCGAATGGCATTGTCTTGGAAGACAAGCCGGGTGGCGTGACCGAGTGGCGCAGGGCGTAA
- a CDS encoding peptidylprolyl isomerase: MKNSRRSFVQLMSALALTGTMYSAQAADTPHVSLKTNMGEIVLELYPEKAPKSVANFLQYVKTGHYNGTIFHRVIENFMIQGGGFDKSMTQKPTNPPIENEAKNGLKNEPYTVAMARTSSPHSASAQFFINVKNNSFLDYPGQDGWGYAVFGKVIKGTDIVDKIKSVETTTIGPFQNVPVKPVVIESASVTK; this comes from the coding sequence ATGAAAAATTCGCGTCGATCTTTCGTTCAGCTGATGTCGGCCCTGGCCTTGACGGGAACGATGTACAGCGCCCAGGCAGCCGATACGCCGCACGTATCACTGAAAACCAACATGGGCGAGATCGTGCTCGAACTCTATCCGGAAAAGGCGCCGAAATCGGTCGCCAACTTCCTCCAGTACGTCAAGACCGGCCACTACAACGGCACGATCTTCCATCGCGTGATCGAAAACTTCATGATCCAGGGCGGCGGCTTCGACAAGAGCATGACGCAAAAGCCGACCAATCCCCCGATTGAAAACGAAGCCAAAAACGGCCTGAAGAACGAGCCCTACACGGTCGCCATGGCACGCACCTCGTCCCCGCACTCGGCATCCGCTCAGTTCTTCATCAACGTCAAGAACAACAGCTTCCTCGACTATCCGGGCCAGGACGGCTGGGGTTATGCCGTGTTCGGCAAGGTCATCAAGGGCACCGACATCGTCGACAAGATCAAGTCGGTCGAAACCACGACCATCGGCCCGTTCCAGAACGTGCCTGTCAAGCCGGTCGTGATCGAGTCGGCCTCCGTCACCAAGTAA
- a CDS encoding peptidylprolyl isomerase, with the protein MAVLLTTNHGKVKLELDAEKAPKTVENFLAYVRSGHFNGTIFHRVIDGFMIQGGGFEPGMKQKPTGEPIENEAKNGLKNEPYTIAMARTSSPHSATAQFFINVKNNSFLDYPGQDGWGYCVFGKVTEGTDVVDKIKSVKTTRAGMHSDVPVEDVVIEKAEEV; encoded by the coding sequence ATGGCTGTTCTCCTCACCACCAACCACGGCAAGGTCAAGCTCGAACTCGACGCCGAAAAAGCACCCAAAACCGTTGAAAATTTCCTGGCGTATGTCCGTTCCGGCCATTTCAACGGCACGATCTTCCATCGTGTCATTGACGGCTTCATGATCCAGGGCGGCGGCTTCGAGCCGGGCATGAAGCAAAAGCCGACCGGTGAGCCAATCGAAAACGAAGCCAAGAACGGCTTGAAGAACGAGCCGTACACGATCGCGATGGCACGCACTTCGTCCCCGCACTCGGCGACCGCCCAGTTCTTCATCAACGTCAAGAACAACAGCTTCCTCGACTATCCGGGCCAGGACGGCTGGGGCTACTGCGTATTCGGCAAGGTCACCGAAGGTACCGATGTTGTCGACAAGATCAAGTCGGTCAAGACCACGCGCGCCGGCATGCACTCGGACGTTCCGGTGGAAGACGTCGTGATTGAAAAAGCCGAAGAAGTCTGA
- a CDS encoding UDP-2,3-diacylglucosamine diphosphatase, giving the protein MHDPNQGLAKATEKAQSKPVALFVSDVHLQASLPRTTQAFLDFLKRDAANVQQLYLLGDLFEYWAGDDDLDSSYNRQIVDVLRAVSDAGVQIFWIAGNRDFLAGAEFASATGAMPLPDPAVVTISGRRIVLTHGDALCTDDHDYMAFRNQVRQQAWQKQFLAMPLAQRKAIIEGLRTGSREAQRGKSYDIMDVNPAATSALFEATGTTVMIHGHTHRPACHEYSANGQKRLRYVLPDWDCEAPQTRGGWLALNADGSMTQCRPDCSSQTAS; this is encoded by the coding sequence ATGCACGATCCGAATCAAGGACTGGCGAAGGCCACGGAAAAAGCGCAATCGAAACCGGTTGCGCTTTTTGTTTCAGATGTCCATCTGCAGGCATCCTTGCCGCGCACCACGCAGGCATTCCTCGACTTTCTGAAGCGCGATGCGGCCAATGTGCAGCAGCTATACCTGCTGGGCGACTTGTTCGAGTACTGGGCAGGCGACGACGACCTCGATTCCAGCTATAACAGGCAGATCGTCGATGTGCTGCGGGCAGTAAGCGATGCTGGCGTACAGATCTTCTGGATCGCTGGAAATCGCGACTTCCTGGCCGGCGCGGAGTTTGCCTCGGCCACAGGCGCAATGCCTCTGCCCGACCCGGCCGTCGTGACGATAAGCGGCCGGCGTATCGTCCTTACCCATGGCGATGCACTATGCACCGACGATCACGACTACATGGCGTTCCGGAACCAGGTGAGGCAGCAGGCGTGGCAAAAGCAGTTCCTCGCCATGCCGCTGGCGCAACGCAAGGCCATCATTGAAGGGCTGCGCACAGGCAGCCGCGAAGCGCAGCGCGGCAAGTCATACGACATCATGGACGTGAATCCGGCCGCAACCTCGGCGCTGTTCGAAGCAACGGGCACGACGGTCATGATTCATGGCCACACGCATCGTCCCGCGTGCCACGAATATTCGGCCAACGGCCAAAAGCGCCTGCGCTACGTGCTCCCCGACTGGGATTGCGAGGCGCCCCAGACGCGCGGCGGCTGGCTGGCCCTGAATGCCGACGGTTCCATGACGCAGTGCAGGCCCGACTGCTCTAGTCAAACTGCTTCTTGA
- a CDS encoding YceH family protein, whose translation MTDTIAAPTADSAADGREVLDPFEVRVLAVLAEKEALTPDNYPLSLNALTNGCNQLSSRDPVMSISEDTVQDVLQRLVQKKLVSEVRQAGARVAKYEHRMRMKWSLEQDRLAVLTMLMLRGIQTAGEIRSRSGRLHEFATVADVEQGLQFLIDKFPPLVARLARAPGTKEARYAHLLSGDEVLERQETAAGFSGAVEMPRQDRVAQLDAEVARLRAEVERLSEQFDSFKKQFD comes from the coding sequence GTGACTGACACGATTGCCGCGCCAACCGCAGATTCTGCTGCGGATGGGCGAGAGGTGCTCGATCCCTTCGAGGTGCGCGTGCTTGCCGTACTGGCGGAAAAGGAGGCGCTCACGCCGGACAACTATCCCCTGTCGCTCAATGCGCTGACCAATGGCTGCAACCAGTTGTCCAGCCGCGATCCGGTGATGTCGATTTCCGAGGATACGGTGCAGGACGTCTTGCAGCGCCTGGTGCAGAAAAAGCTGGTGTCCGAAGTGCGGCAAGCCGGCGCACGCGTGGCCAAGTACGAGCATCGGATGCGAATGAAATGGTCGCTCGAGCAGGACAGGCTTGCGGTGCTGACGATGCTGATGCTGCGCGGGATACAGACTGCCGGCGAAATTCGATCGCGCAGCGGTCGGCTGCACGAATTCGCGACCGTGGCCGACGTGGAGCAGGGGCTGCAGTTTCTGATCGACAAATTCCCGCCGCTGGTTGCGCGCCTTGCGCGTGCGCCGGGCACGAAGGAGGCGCGCTACGCGCATCTGCTGTCGGGCGATGAAGTGCTAGAGCGTCAGGAAACCGCAGCCGGCTTCTCCGGCGCGGTCGAGATGCCGCGTCAGGATCGCGTGGCGCAGCTGGATGCGGAAGTGGCGAGGCTGCGCGCCGAAGTCGAGCGGCTGAGCGAGCAGTTCGACAGCTTCAAGAAGCAGTTTGACTAG
- the cysE gene encoding serine O-acetyltransferase produces the protein MFSRIREDISSIIERDPAARTAWEVLTCYPGLHAIMMHRWAHWCWLRGLKWLGRFISHIARGLTGIEIHPGATIGRRVFIDHGFGVVIGETAEIGDDCTIYQGVTLGGTSLSKGAKRHPTLERGVIIGAGAKVLGGFTVGEGAKVGSNAVVVKAVPAGATAVGNPAHIMQKDANKQREEAAARVFAAYGVTPNSGDDPLSTALHQLIDRAVAQERQMREIIAALKAAGVNCEVLPQSDHFDPAQLNKLVE, from the coding sequence ATGTTCAGCCGCATTCGCGAAGACATTTCCAGCATCATCGAGCGCGACCCGGCCGCCCGCACCGCATGGGAAGTGCTGACCTGTTATCCGGGGCTGCACGCGATCATGATGCATCGCTGGGCGCACTGGTGCTGGCTGCGCGGACTGAAATGGCTGGGCCGTTTCATTTCGCACATTGCGCGCGGCCTTACCGGGATCGAGATTCACCCAGGCGCGACGATCGGGCGCCGGGTTTTCATCGACCATGGTTTCGGCGTCGTGATCGGGGAAACGGCCGAGATCGGCGACGACTGCACAATTTATCAGGGCGTGACGCTGGGCGGCACATCGTTAAGCAAGGGCGCCAAGCGCCATCCGACCCTGGAGCGCGGCGTGATTATCGGTGCGGGTGCCAAGGTCCTGGGCGGATTCACGGTGGGTGAGGGGGCGAAGGTCGGCTCCAACGCGGTCGTGGTCAAGGCAGTGCCGGCGGGCGCGACGGCGGTCGGCAATCCGGCCCACATCATGCAAAAGGATGCCAACAAGCAGCGCGAAGAAGCTGCAGCACGCGTCTTCGCAGCCTATGGTGTGACGCCCAACAGCGGCGACGATCCGCTGTCGACTGCCTTGCACCAGCTGATCGACCGTGCCGTCGCGCAGGAGCGGCAGATGCGGGAGATTATTGCTGCATTAAAGGCGGCCGGGGTGAATTGTGAGGTGTTGCCGCAGTCTGATCACTTCGATCCTGCGCAACTGAATAAACTGGTTGAATGA
- the rlmB gene encoding 23S rRNA (guanosine(2251)-2'-O)-methyltransferase RlmB, whose translation MKSKMIFGFHAVTARLRHDASSIEELYVDAGRHDRRMTDLLRAAENAKVRIIHADGQRLDGMAGTRRHQGVVAKAGELSLARNLDELLDAIEGPPLLLILDGITDPHNLGACLRVADGAGAHAVIAPKDRAVGLNATAAKVASGAADTVPYITVTNLARTMRELKERDVWLIGTTDDAEKNLYEADFAGPVALVMGSEGEGMRRLTRETCDVLVSIPMHGAVESLNVSVASGVCLYEARRQRMVAA comes from the coding sequence ATGAAAAGTAAAATGATTTTCGGCTTTCACGCCGTGACGGCGCGGCTGCGCCATGACGCATCCTCGATCGAAGAGCTGTATGTCGATGCCGGCCGCCATGACCGCCGCATGACCGACCTGTTGCGCGCAGCGGAAAACGCCAAGGTGCGCATCATCCATGCGGACGGACAACGGCTTGATGGCATGGCGGGGACGCGCCGCCATCAGGGTGTCGTGGCCAAGGCGGGAGAACTTTCGCTCGCGCGCAATCTCGACGAATTGCTCGATGCGATCGAGGGGCCGCCCCTGCTGCTGATCCTGGACGGCATCACCGATCCGCATAACTTGGGCGCATGCCTGCGCGTGGCCGATGGCGCCGGGGCGCATGCGGTGATCGCGCCCAAGGACCGCGCTGTCGGCTTGAATGCGACCGCTGCCAAGGTCGCCAGTGGCGCTGCCGACACGGTTCCGTATATCACTGTCACCAACCTCGCGCGCACCATGCGCGAACTGAAGGAGCGGGACGTCTGGCTGATCGGCACCACCGACGATGCGGAGAAAAATCTTTATGAGGCCGATTTTGCCGGGCCGGTCGCGTTGGTCATGGGATCCGAGGGGGAGGGCATGCGGAGGTTGACACGGGAAACCTGCGACGTGTTGGTGAGTATTCCAATGCATGGCGCTGTCGAAAGCTTGAACGTGTCCGTCGCTTCCGGGGTGTGCCTGTACGAGGCGCGCCGCCAGCGGATGGTCGCGGCGTAA